In Bradyrhizobium lablabi, one DNA window encodes the following:
- the mscL gene encoding large conductance mechanosensitive channel protein MscL: MLKEFREFAMKGNVVDLAVGVIIGAAFGSIVTSLVGDVIMPIIGAITGGLDFSNYFTPLSKAVTASNLVDAKKQGAVLAWGNFLTLNFIIVAFVLFVVIRFMNQLKRKDEASPSPAKPSREEELLTEIRDLLKKS, translated from the coding sequence ATGCTGAAGGAATTCCGCGAATTCGCCATGAAGGGCAACGTCGTCGATCTTGCGGTCGGCGTCATTATCGGCGCGGCGTTTGGCTCAATCGTCACCTCGCTGGTCGGCGACGTCATCATGCCGATCATCGGCGCGATTACCGGCGGTCTCGATTTCTCCAACTATTTCACGCCGCTGTCGAAAGCGGTTACCGCGAGCAATTTGGTGGACGCGAAGAAGCAGGGCGCGGTCTTGGCCTGGGGCAATTTCCTGACGCTGAACTTCATCATCGTCGCCTTCGTGCTGTTCGTGGTGATCCGCTTCATGAACCAATTGAAGCGCAAGGACGAAGCCTCGCCATCGCCGGCGAAACCGAGCCGCGAGGAAGAGCTGCTCACCGAGATCCGCGACCTGCTCAAAAAGTCTTGA
- a CDS encoding lytic transglycosylase domain-containing protein, with product MGLSAVAQTPTKPKVPLPKPRPIARNVVPKTTQTATVAAKGAAAAPASAVAAAPAILPATRQHAALPPPAARKQVPQAALAATSSTSQADTDALENVIELVRKHNPADATQTEAAISDPVARKLAEWIILRSDNNGASVERYRAFLSANPSWPSQTFLRRRLEAALWDDHRDDATVWSWFENESPVSAKGKFSLARAMLGRGDRANAERLVRDAWRNDPMSEDTESTALDLFGALLTPGDHKARMDLFLYGSEHEIALRAAKRLGAAHVALAKARIAVYGKASNSKALLEAVPHELHGDAGYIFSKIQLLRREEKFTDAAQLMMSAPRDPGRLYNVDEWWIERRLLARKMLDVGEHRTAYLIARDAALPAKDIYKTEQEFTAGWIALRFLNDPATAAQHFARIGVGSVNPTALARAGYWQGRAAEAAGNAQGARAAYSAAAAQSTSYYGQLARAKLGLPQIELNGVPAPSTRGVERLEIVRAVKLLYDLDEREIAIPIFADMGENGDPDALVGLGELANRSGDARGMLLLGKAALNRGLPFDFYAYPVNGIPPFKSIGPDVERSIVYAIARQESAFNPNDVSPAQAYGLMQVTPDAGKYVCKKYGASFDLARLKNDPVYNAALGAAELGGLIEDYRGSYIMTFAAYNAGRGSVKKWIDRYGDPRDPKVDAVDWVELIPFSETRNYVQRIMENLQVYRARFGGGTRLQIEADLHRGASVE from the coding sequence ATGGGATTGTCGGCTGTCGCCCAAACCCCGACCAAGCCAAAAGTTCCATTGCCAAAGCCGCGGCCGATCGCGCGTAACGTCGTGCCCAAAACCACGCAAACAGCAACCGTTGCCGCCAAGGGTGCCGCAGCCGCCCCCGCTTCTGCAGTTGCCGCGGCTCCCGCCATCCTGCCTGCGACCCGCCAGCATGCCGCCTTGCCGCCGCCGGCCGCGCGCAAGCAGGTCCCGCAGGCCGCGCTGGCCGCGACGTCATCGACCTCACAGGCCGACACCGATGCGCTGGAAAACGTCATCGAACTCGTGCGCAAGCACAACCCCGCGGATGCAACGCAGACCGAGGCGGCGATATCGGATCCGGTCGCCAGGAAGCTCGCGGAATGGATCATCCTGCGCAGCGACAACAATGGCGCTTCCGTCGAGCGCTATCGCGCCTTCCTATCCGCCAATCCGAGCTGGCCGTCGCAAACCTTCCTGCGCCGGCGTCTTGAAGCGGCGCTGTGGGACGACCATCGCGACGACGCCACGGTGTGGTCATGGTTCGAAAACGAATCGCCGGTGTCGGCCAAGGGCAAGTTCTCGCTGGCGCGCGCGATGCTCGGGCGCGGCGACCGCGCCAATGCCGAGCGCCTGGTGCGCGATGCCTGGCGCAACGATCCGATGTCCGAGGATACCGAAAGCACGGCGCTCGACCTGTTCGGCGCATTGCTGACGCCCGGCGACCACAAGGCGCGGATGGATCTGTTTCTCTATGGCAGCGAGCACGAGATCGCGCTGCGCGCCGCGAAGCGGCTCGGGGCCGCGCACGTCGCGCTGGCGAAGGCGCGCATTGCGGTCTACGGCAAGGCCTCCAACAGCAAAGCCTTGCTGGAAGCGGTTCCGCACGAGCTGCATGGCGACGCCGGCTACATCTTCAGCAAAATCCAGTTGCTTCGCCGCGAGGAGAAATTCACCGACGCCGCCCAGCTCATGATGAGCGCGCCGCGGGACCCGGGCCGGCTCTACAATGTCGACGAATGGTGGATCGAACGGCGATTGCTGGCGCGAAAAATGCTCGACGTCGGCGAGCACCGCACCGCTTATTTGATCGCGCGCGACGCGGCACTGCCCGCAAAGGACATCTACAAGACCGAGCAGGAGTTCACCGCCGGCTGGATTGCGCTGCGCTTTCTGAACGACCCGGCCACCGCCGCGCAGCATTTTGCCCGCATCGGCGTCGGCAGCGTCAACCCGACCGCACTGGCGCGGGCCGGCTATTGGCAGGGCCGTGCCGCGGAAGCCGCCGGCAACGCGCAAGGAGCCCGCGCCGCCTATAGCGCGGCCGCAGCACAGTCGACGAGCTACTACGGTCAGCTCGCGCGCGCCAAGCTCGGTCTTCCCCAGATCGAATTGAATGGCGTGCCTGCTCCGAGCACGCGTGGCGTGGAGAGGCTCGAGATCGTCCGCGCCGTAAAACTGCTCTACGATCTGGACGAACGCGAAATCGCGATCCCGATTTTCGCCGACATGGGCGAGAACGGCGATCCTGACGCGCTGGTCGGCCTCGGCGAGCTGGCCAACCGCAGTGGTGACGCGCGCGGCATGCTGCTGCTCGGCAAGGCGGCGCTCAATCGCGGATTGCCGTTCGATTTCTACGCCTATCCGGTGAATGGAATCCCGCCGTTCAAGTCGATCGGGCCGGACGTCGAACGGAGCATCGTCTACGCGATTGCACGCCAGGAAAGCGCGTTCAACCCCAACGACGTCTCGCCGGCGCAAGCCTATGGGCTGATGCAGGTGACGCCGGATGCCGGCAAATATGTCTGCAAGAAATACGGCGCCAGTTTTGACCTTGCCCGTCTGAAGAACGATCCGGTCTATAACGCAGCGCTCGGCGCCGCCGAGCTCGGCGGGCTGATCGAGGATTATCGCGGCTCCTACATCATGACATTCGCGGCCTATAATGCCGGCCGCGGCAGCGTCAAGAAATGGATCGATCGTTACGGCGACCCGCGCGATCCCAAGGTCGACGCCGTCGACTGGGTGGAATTGATCCCGTTCTCCGAGACCCGCAATTACGTGCAGCGGATCATGGAGAATCTGCAGGTCTATCGCGCCCGTTTCGGCGGCGGAACGCGGCTGCAGATCGAGGCCGACCTGCACCGCGGCGCCAGCGTCGAATAG
- a CDS encoding RelA/SpoT family protein, with product MAYWRRSREQMQAATESVAVAPSAPVAAKTPKSPRSRMMRQYDLVERVRSYNPDTNEDLLNRAYVYAMKAHGAQTRASGDPYFSHPLEVAAILTDLKLDDATIVAALLHDTIEDTEATRGEIDQVFGHEIGALVEGLTKLKRLELVSREAKQAENLRKLLLAIADDVRVLLIKLADRLHNMRTLEFVPPASRKRIAEETLDIYAPLAGRMGMQEMREELEDLSFRTLDPEAYAVVKQRLDALAERNRNLIGEIETQLSKNLQNNGLTAHVYGRRKQPFSIWTKMERKSVGFEQLSDIFGFRVVLNDVEACYRALGVVHTTWPVVPGRFKDYISTPKQNDYRSIHTTVIGPGKQRVELQIRTKEMDQIAEFGIAAHAFYKDGVGSPTELLKRESNAFAWLRHTIAVLSDGANPEEFLEHTKLELFHDQVFCFTPKGKLIALPRQANVIDFAYAVHTDVGNSAVGCKINGKFAPLSSELQNGDEVEVLTSEAQSAPPSAWESLAVTGKARAAIRRATRTAVRDQYAGLGRRIVERLFARAKIEYADDKLKGALPRLARASIDDVMASVGRGEMKASDVARAMYPDYKEERVKQYGAKKSLADKLKLKSPPDPVRSPSAIPIRGINSDLPVKFAPNGGAVPGDRIVGIVTPGKGITIYPIQSPALKDFEEEPERWLDVRWDVDESTPQRFPARIMVDNVNEPGSLAQVATVIAEHDGNIDNISMSRRSPDFTELTIDLEVYDLKHLSAIIAQLRAKAVVARVERVNG from the coding sequence ATGGCGTATTGGCGCCGCAGCCGGGAGCAGATGCAGGCCGCGACCGAATCGGTCGCCGTGGCGCCTTCCGCGCCTGTGGCGGCGAAGACGCCCAAATCGCCGCGCTCGCGCATGATGCGGCAATACGATCTGGTCGAACGCGTCAGGTCCTATAATCCGGATACCAACGAGGATCTGCTGAACCGCGCTTACGTCTACGCCATGAAGGCGCATGGCGCGCAGACCCGCGCCTCCGGCGATCCCTATTTCTCGCACCCGCTCGAAGTCGCGGCGATCCTAACCGACCTCAAGCTCGACGACGCCACCATCGTAGCTGCGCTATTGCACGATACCATCGAGGATACCGAGGCGACCCGCGGCGAAATCGACCAGGTTTTTGGCCATGAAATCGGGGCACTGGTCGAAGGCCTCACCAAATTGAAGCGCCTGGAGCTGGTCTCGCGCGAGGCAAAGCAGGCCGAGAACCTGCGCAAATTGCTGCTCGCGATCGCCGACGACGTCCGCGTGCTGCTGATCAAGCTCGCCGACCGCCTGCACAACATGCGCACGCTGGAATTCGTGCCGCCGGCGTCGCGCAAGCGCATCGCCGAGGAGACGCTCGACATCTATGCGCCGCTGGCGGGGCGCATGGGCATGCAGGAAATGCGGGAGGAACTCGAAGACCTTTCGTTCCGCACGCTCGATCCGGAAGCCTATGCGGTGGTGAAGCAGCGGCTCGATGCGCTCGCCGAACGCAACCGCAATTTGATCGGCGAGATCGAGACCCAGCTCTCCAAGAATCTCCAGAACAACGGGCTGACCGCGCATGTCTACGGCCGGCGTAAGCAGCCGTTTTCGATCTGGACCAAGATGGAGCGCAAATCGGTCGGCTTCGAGCAATTGTCCGACATCTTCGGTTTCCGCGTCGTGCTCAACGACGTCGAAGCCTGCTACCGCGCGCTCGGCGTCGTCCACACCACCTGGCCCGTGGTGCCCGGCCGCTTCAAGGATTATATCTCGACGCCGAAGCAGAACGATTACCGGTCCATCCACACCACCGTGATCGGTCCCGGCAAGCAGCGCGTCGAGTTGCAGATCCGCACCAAGGAGATGGACCAGATCGCCGAATTCGGCATCGCCGCGCATGCCTTCTACAAGGACGGCGTGGGCTCGCCGACCGAACTTTTAAAGCGCGAATCCAACGCCTTTGCCTGGCTGCGCCACACCATCGCGGTATTGTCCGACGGCGCCAATCCGGAAGAGTTTCTGGAGCATACCAAGCTCGAGCTGTTCCACGACCAGGTGTTCTGTTTCACCCCGAAGGGCAAACTGATCGCACTGCCGCGTCAGGCCAATGTGATCGACTTCGCCTATGCCGTGCATACCGACGTCGGCAACAGCGCGGTCGGCTGCAAGATCAACGGCAAGTTCGCGCCATTGTCCTCCGAACTGCAGAACGGCGACGAAGTCGAGGTCTTGACCTCTGAGGCGCAGTCGGCGCCGCCATCGGCCTGGGAATCGCTCGCCGTCACCGGCAAGGCGCGGGCCGCGATCCGGCGCGCGACCCGCACCGCGGTGCGCGACCAATATGCCGGGCTCGGCCGCCGCATCGTCGAGCGTTTGTTCGCCCGGGCAAAAATCGAATATGCCGACGACAAGCTGAAAGGCGCGCTGCCGCGGCTCGCGCGGGCCTCGATCGATGACGTCATGGCGTCCGTCGGGCGCGGCGAGATGAAGGCTTCCGACGTGGCGCGTGCGATGTATCCGGACTACAAGGAAGAGCGGGTCAAGCAATATGGCGCCAAGAAGAGTCTTGCCGACAAACTGAAGCTGAAATCGCCGCCCGATCCCGTGCGCAGCCCGTCGGCGATCCCGATCCGCGGCATAAATTCCGATCTGCCGGTCAAATTCGCGCCGAACGGCGGCGCGGTGCCGGGCGATCGCATTGTCGGGATCGTGACGCCGGGCAAGGGCATCACCATCTACCCGATCCAGTCGCCGGCGCTGAAGGATTTCGAGGAGGAGCCGGAGCGCTGGCTCGACGTGCGCTGGGACGTCGACGAGAGCACCCCGCAGCGCTTTCCGGCGCGGATCATGGTCGACAATGTCAACGAGCCCGGCAGCCTCGCCCAGGTCGCAACCGTGATCGCCGAGCACGACGGCAATATCGACAATATCAGCATGTCCCGCCGCTCACCCGATTTTACCGAGCTCACCATCGATCTTGAGGTCTATGACCTGAAGCATCTCAGCGCTATTATCGCCCAGTTGCGCGCCAAGGCCGTCGTCGCACGGGTCGAGCGCGTCAATGGGTAG
- a CDS encoding pyridoxine 5'-phosphate synthase yields MTKAPPLRLGVNVDHVATLRNARGGARPDPVRAALTAIEAGADGITAHLREDRRHIRDADMARLKAEISKPLNFEMAANDDMLRIALVTKPHAVCLVPERREELTTEGGLDVVGQHNVLKPFIAKLSDAGVRVSLFIAADPRQIEMAASLRAPVIEIHTGAWCDAVVDGHTAKADAEWQRIVAGARLARSAGLEVHAGHGLDYATSEKIAGLPEIAELNIGYFMIGEALFVGLAGTVRAMRAAMDRGRERLASQPDAGNA; encoded by the coding sequence ATGACAAAAGCTCCTCCGCTGCGCCTCGGCGTCAATGTCGATCATGTCGCGACCCTTCGTAACGCCAGGGGCGGCGCGCGGCCGGATCCCGTGCGCGCGGCGCTGACCGCGATCGAGGCCGGCGCCGACGGCATCACCGCGCATTTGCGCGAGGACCGCCGCCACATCCGCGACGCCGACATGGCGCGGCTGAAGGCGGAGATTTCAAAACCGCTGAATTTCGAGATGGCGGCCAACGACGATATGCTCCGGATCGCGCTGGTGACAAAACCGCATGCGGTGTGCCTGGTGCCCGAGCGCCGCGAAGAACTCACCACCGAAGGCGGCCTCGACGTCGTCGGCCAGCACAATGTGCTAAAGCCGTTCATCGCCAAACTGAGCGATGCCGGCGTGCGGGTGTCGTTGTTCATCGCCGCCGACCCGCGGCAGATCGAAATGGCGGCAAGCCTGCGGGCGCCCGTCATCGAAATTCACACCGGCGCCTGGTGCGACGCCGTGGTCGACGGCCACACCGCAAAGGCGGACGCCGAATGGCAGCGCATCGTCGCGGGCGCGCGGCTGGCGCGCTCGGCCGGGCTCGAAGTTCATGCCGGCCATGGGCTGGATTACGCGACCTCCGAGAAGATCGCAGGGCTTCCCGAGATCGCCGAACTGAATATCGGCTATTTCATGATCGGGGAGGCGTTGTTCGTCGGCCTCGCCGGGACCGTGCGGGCGATGCGGGCGGCGATGGATCGCGGCCGCGAGCGTCTTGCGAGCCAGCCGGATGCGGGCAACGCATGA
- the rpoZ gene encoding DNA-directed RNA polymerase subunit omega has protein sequence MARVTVEDCIDKVDNRFDLVLLAAHRARMISSGSQLTVDRDNDKNPVVSLREIADSTISPEDLREELVHSLQKFVEVDEPEPDTVPLIGSAGASVDADDTEVAVERMTEEELLKGLEGLAPPEEQPEEDE, from the coding sequence ATGGCGCGCGTCACCGTGGAAGATTGCATTGACAAGGTAGACAACCGGTTCGACCTCGTCCTGTTGGCGGCGCACCGCGCCCGCATGATATCGTCGGGCTCACAACTCACGGTTGATCGGGATAATGACAAAAACCCGGTCGTTTCGCTACGGGAAATCGCCGACTCGACGATTTCGCCGGAGGATTTGCGCGAGGAATTGGTGCATTCGCTGCAGAAATTCGTCGAAGTGGACGAGCCGGAACCCGATACGGTGCCCTTGATCGGATCGGCCGGCGCCAGCGTCGATGCCGACGATACCGAGGTCGCGGTTGAGCGCATGACCGAGGAGGAGCTCCTGAAGGGCCTCGAGGGCCTGGCGCCTCCGGAGGAGCAGCCCGAAGAGGACGAGTAG
- the acpS gene encoding holo-ACP synthase, giving the protein MIIGVGSDLIDIRRVAKVIERHGDRFLDRIFTDAERAKAERRAKNEKMVVATYAKRFAAKEACSKALGTGIRRGVWWRDMGVVNLPGGRPTMQLTGGALARLEALTPEGFTARIDLSITDDWPLAQAFVIISAVAAGKP; this is encoded by the coding sequence ATGATCATCGGCGTCGGCTCCGACCTGATCGACATCCGCCGCGTCGCCAAGGTGATCGAGCGGCACGGTGACCGCTTCCTCGACCGCATTTTTACCGATGCCGAACGCGCCAAGGCTGAGCGCCGTGCCAAAAATGAAAAAATGGTGGTGGCGACCTATGCCAAACGGTTTGCCGCCAAGGAGGCCTGTTCCAAGGCGCTCGGCACCGGTATCCGGCGCGGCGTCTGGTGGCGTGACATGGGGGTGGTGAACCTGCCGGGCGGCCGCCCGACCATGCAATTGACCGGCGGCGCACTGGCCCGGCTCGAGGCGCTGACGCCGGAGGGTTTTACGGCGCGGATCGATCTTTCCATCACCGATGACTGGCCCTTGGCGCAGGCCTTCGTCATAATTTCGGCCGTCGCTGCGGGCAAACCCTAG
- a CDS encoding type II toxin-antitoxin system RelE/ParE family toxin, with translation MEALRRCMKVRYSPQARSDLHDIFHYLNQRSPSGAENVMRAIYAGIEFLAENPMASQETGLPEIRVKIVRRYNFKIFYRIDRDAIDLVHVRHGARRPFAESK, from the coding sequence TTGGAAGCGCTTCGGCGTTGCATGAAAGTTCGTTACAGCCCGCAAGCGCGTAGCGATCTCCATGACATCTTTCACTATCTTAATCAGCGGAGCCCATCGGGGGCCGAGAATGTGATGCGGGCAATCTATGCCGGCATCGAGTTTTTGGCGGAAAACCCGATGGCGTCGCAGGAAACGGGTCTGCCGGAGATTCGTGTAAAGATCGTGCGCCGCTACAATTTCAAAATCTTCTACAGGATTGATCGCGACGCAATCGATCTGGTTCACGTTCGACATGGCGCGCGACGACCATTCGCAGAATCGAAGTGA
- a CDS encoding peroxiredoxin yields the protein MNQKNLLEVDWSKIPAPADDGAAAHLVGMTIPPISLVATDDSSVTLSALKGRIVVFAYPRTGEPGKIALVDDWDMIPGARGCTPQTCAFRDLFAELKAAGAAHVFGLSTQENAYQTEMASRLHLPFPVLSDEKLQLTRALDLPTMEVAGLTLIKRMALIIDDARITHVFYPVFPPDRNAGDVLVWLKENPG from the coding sequence ATGAACCAGAAAAACCTGCTGGAAGTCGACTGGAGCAAAATCCCGGCGCCGGCCGACGACGGCGCGGCGGCGCATCTGGTCGGCATGACGATCCCACCGATCAGCCTGGTCGCCACCGACGATAGTTCCGTGACGCTGTCGGCGCTAAAGGGCCGCATCGTGGTGTTCGCCTATCCGCGGACCGGCGAGCCCGGCAAGATCGCGCTGGTCGACGACTGGGACATGATTCCCGGCGCCCGCGGCTGCACCCCGCAAACCTGTGCCTTCCGCGACCTGTTCGCCGAGCTGAAAGCCGCCGGCGCCGCCCACGTGTTCGGCCTCTCGACCCAGGAAAACGCCTACCAGACCGAGATGGCCTCGCGGCTGCATCTGCCGTTCCCGGTGCTGTCGGACGAAAAACTGCAACTGACGCGCGCGCTCGACCTGCCGACCATGGAAGTGGCGGGGCTCACCCTGATCAAGCGAATGGCGCTGATCATTGATGATGCGCGCATTACCCACGTGTTCTATCCGGTGTTCCCGCCCGACCGAAACGCCGGCGACGTGCTGGTCTGGTTGAAGGAAAATCCGGGTTAG
- a CDS encoding NYN domain-containing protein: MSASSNKIALFIDGANLYATAKTLGFDIDYKRLLKEFQSRGTLLRAFYYTAIIEDQEYSSIRPLIDWLDYNGYTVVTKATKEFIDASGRRKVKGNMDIELAVDAMELAEHVDQIVLFSGDGDFRSLVEAVQRRGVRVTVVSTISSQPPMIADELRRQADVFTDLVELQSKLGRDPSERPAPREPRHHAPQFLQRATTMAPRGDDDDFDD; the protein is encoded by the coding sequence ATGTCCGCTTCCTCCAACAAAATCGCGCTCTTCATCGATGGCGCCAACCTTTACGCAACCGCCAAGACGCTCGGTTTCGACATCGACTACAAGCGCCTCCTCAAGGAATTCCAGAGCCGCGGTACCCTGTTGCGGGCGTTCTATTACACCGCGATCATCGAGGATCAGGAATATTCGTCGATTCGCCCTTTGATCGACTGGCTCGATTACAACGGCTACACCGTCGTCACCAAGGCCACCAAGGAGTTCATCGACGCCTCCGGCCGCCGCAAGGTGAAGGGCAACATGGACATCGAGCTCGCGGTCGATGCGATGGAACTGGCCGAGCATGTCGACCAGATCGTGCTGTTCTCCGGCGACGGCGATTTCCGCTCGCTGGTCGAAGCGGTGCAGCGCCGCGGCGTCCGCGTTACCGTGGTCTCGACGATTTCGAGCCAGCCGCCGATGATTGCCGATGAATTGCGGCGCCAGGCCGACGTCTTCACGGATCTGGTGGAACTGCAATCCAAGCTCGGCCGCGATCCCTCCGAGCGCCCGGCCCCGCGCGAGCCGCGGCATCACGCGCCGCAATTCCTGCAGCGCGCGACCACCATGGCGCCGAGGGGCGATGACGACGATTTCGACGACTAG
- the dapA gene encoding 4-hydroxy-tetrahydrodipicolinate synthase, which translates to MAAKTNFRGSFTALVTPFKNGSLDEAAFRGLVSWQIAEGTNGLVPVGTTGESPTVSHDEHKRVVEWCIEEARGRVPVIAGAGSNSTREAIELAQHAEKAGANAVLVVTPYYNKPTQEGMYQHFKAINDAIGIPIVIYNIPPRSVIDMSVDTMARLFELKNIAGVKDATASMVRVSQQRAKMGEDFNQLSGEDATVLGYMAHGGHGCISVTSNVAPRLCSEFHVAWQKGDLKTALKLHDKLMPLHTNLFVESNPAPVKYALSLLGKIDEKLRLPMVPVSEPTRVAVRSAMVHAGLIN; encoded by the coding sequence ATGGCAGCCAAGACCAATTTCCGGGGTTCATTCACCGCCTTGGTCACGCCCTTCAAGAACGGCTCGCTCGATGAAGCGGCGTTCCGCGGCCTGGTGAGCTGGCAAATCGCCGAGGGTACCAATGGCCTGGTGCCGGTCGGCACCACCGGCGAAAGCCCGACCGTGAGCCATGACGAGCACAAGCGCGTGGTCGAATGGTGCATCGAGGAGGCGAGGGGTCGCGTTCCCGTGATCGCCGGCGCCGGTTCCAATTCGACCCGGGAAGCAATCGAGCTCGCGCAGCATGCCGAGAAGGCCGGCGCCAACGCGGTCCTGGTGGTGACGCCGTATTACAACAAGCCGACCCAGGAAGGCATGTATCAGCACTTCAAGGCGATCAACGACGCGATCGGAATCCCGATCGTGATCTACAATATCCCGCCGCGCTCGGTGATCGACATGAGCGTGGACACCATGGCGCGATTGTTCGAGTTAAAGAACATCGCCGGCGTCAAGGACGCGACCGCGAGCATGGTGCGGGTATCGCAGCAGCGCGCCAAAATGGGCGAGGATTTCAATCAATTGTCGGGCGAGGATGCCACCGTGCTCGGTTACATGGCCCATGGCGGTCATGGCTGCATTTCCGTCACCTCCAACGTCGCACCGCGGCTGTGCTCCGAATTTCACGTCGCCTGGCAGAAGGGCGATCTCAAAACCGCGCTCAAGCTCCATGACAAGCTGATGCCGCTGCACACCAATCTCTTCGTCGAAAGCAATCCGGCGCCGGTGAAATACGCGCTCTCGCTGCTCGGCAAGATCGACGAGAAGCTGCGGCTGCCGATGGTGCCGGTATCCGAGCCGACCCGCGTCGCGGTGCGCAGCGCCATGGTGCATGCGGGTCTTATCAACTGA
- the smpB gene encoding SsrA-binding protein SmpB: protein MAEKNERAIKVVAENRKARFNYAIEDTIEAGISLTGTEVKSIRNGKTTIAESYADSKDGEIWLINANIPEYLQANRFNHEPKRPRKLLLHRKQINRLMGAVDREGMTLIPLKLYFNERGRAKLLLAVAKGKKLHDKRESEKKRDWGREKGRLLRARG, encoded by the coding sequence ATGGCCGAAAAGAACGAGCGCGCGATCAAGGTCGTCGCCGAAAATCGCAAGGCCCGGTTCAACTATGCGATCGAGGACACGATCGAGGCCGGCATTTCCCTGACCGGCACCGAGGTCAAGTCGATCCGCAACGGCAAGACCACGATCGCGGAATCCTATGCCGATTCCAAGGACGGCGAGATCTGGCTGATCAACGCCAATATCCCGGAATATCTGCAGGCCAACCGCTTCAACCACGAGCCGAAGCGGCCGCGCAAGCTGCTGTTGCACAGGAAGCAGATCAACCGCCTGATGGGCGCGGTCGACCGCGAGGGCATGACGCTGATCCCCTTAAAACTCTATTTCAACGAACGCGGCCGCGCCAAGCTCTTGCTGGCGGTCGCCAAAGGCAAGAAGCTGCACGACAAGCGCGAGAGCGAGAAGAAACGTGACTGGGGCAGGGAGAAGGGCCGCCTGCTGCGGGCGCGGGGGTAA
- a CDS encoding uracil-DNA glycosylase — protein MTTISTTRKHAAGGGPPPGAAPLRAEPDRNCPLCPRLSGFREVSRAKEPNWFNSPVPSFGDPDARLLIVGLAPGLQGANRTGRPFTGDFAGDLLYATLIDYGFAEGVYQARPDDGLRLVDCRISNAVRCVPPQNKPLPVEINACRPFLSATIASMPKLRAIVALGRVAHDSMLKVLSLRSTAAPFTHGAIHQAGAVKLYDSYHCSRYNTNTRVLTPAMFQSVFARVRADLG, from the coding sequence ATGACGACGATTTCGACGACTAGGAAGCACGCAGCGGGCGGCGGGCCGCCCCCTGGCGCCGCCCCGCTCCGCGCTGAACCCGATCGTAATTGCCCGCTCTGTCCAAGGCTTTCAGGTTTTCGCGAGGTGTCGCGGGCGAAAGAACCGAACTGGTTCAATTCGCCGGTGCCTTCGTTTGGCGATCCCGACGCCCGGTTATTGATCGTGGGCCTCGCGCCGGGTCTGCAGGGCGCCAACCGCACCGGCCGGCCGTTTACCGGCGATTTCGCAGGCGACCTGCTCTATGCGACGCTGATCGACTACGGTTTTGCCGAAGGTGTCTATCAGGCCCGGCCCGACGATGGCTTGAGACTGGTCGATTGCCGGATCAGCAACGCGGTGCGCTGCGTGCCGCCGCAGAACAAGCCGCTACCGGTTGAGATCAATGCCTGCCGGCCGTTTTTGTCGGCGACGATCGCCAGCATGCCAAAACTGCGGGCGATCGTGGCGCTCGGCCGCGTCGCGCATGACTCGATGCTGAAGGTGCTCAGCCTTCGCAGCACAGCCGCACCGTTCACCCACGGCGCCATCCACCAGGCCGGAGCGGTAAAGCTTTACGACAGCTATCATTGCTCGCGCTACAACACCAACACGCGGGTGCTGACCCCGGCGATGTTTCAAAGCGTGTTTGCAAGGGTCAGAGCGGATTTGGGGTGA